A stretch of the Vigna radiata var. radiata cultivar VC1973A chromosome 7, Vradiata_ver6, whole genome shotgun sequence genome encodes the following:
- the LOC106769182 gene encoding ABC transporter G family member 37, with protein MAQLVGADEIESLRIELAEIGRSIRSSFRSHASSFQSISSINPVEQDDNEETEVLQWAELQRLPTCERITSALFDVYDGMETYEKSKGKQVVDVTKLGAQERHMFIEKLIKHIENDNLLLLQKLRKRIDKVGIKLPTVEVRYHNLCVEAECRIVKGKPIPTLWNTLKEFILDTTKLSVLNSQDLKISIIKNASGIIKPRRMTLLLGPPASGKTTLLLALAGKLNHSLKVQGDISYNGHILEEFIPQKSSAYVSQYDLHIPEMTVRETIDFSARCQGVGSRAELLMEVSRRERDAGIVPDPDLDAYMKATSINGLKSSLQTDYILKILGLDICADTLVGDPIRRGISGGQKKRLTTGEMIVGPTKALFMDEISNGLDSSTTFQIISCIQHLVHITDATALISLLQPAPETFDLFDDVILMAEGKIVYHGPRDCILEFFEDCGFKCPQRKGTADFLQEVISKKDQAQYWSSTEKPYSYVSIDRFIEKFKDSPLGKKLEEELLKPFDKSQSHNNALVSKKYSLSKWELFKACIMREILLMKRNSFVYVFKSTQLVIVAFVAMTVFIRTRMTVDVVHGNYFMGSLFYSLVILLVDGFPELSMTVSRLAVIYKQKELFFFPAWAYTIPSAVLKIPLSXLESFIWTSLSYYVIGYSPEIGRFFRQFLLLFVLHMTSVSMFRFIASIFQTVVASVSFGTVAIVTVLLFGGFIIPKPYMPTWLRWGFWVSPVSYGEIGLTVNEFLAPRWEKMSANSTMGQQVLDNRGLNFDGYFYWISIAALIGFTVLFNVGFTMMLTFLNSPARSRTLISSEKHPELQEQQENNSSIGADKKPVTSLIENTVETRKRGLVLPFQPLAVAFRDVQYYVDTPLEMRNRGFTERRLQLLSDITGSFRPGILTALMGVSGAGKTTLMDVLCGRKTGGIIEGEIRIGGYPKVQETFARVSGYCEQNDIHSPNITVEESVMFSAWLRLPSQIDAKTKAEFVNEVIHTIELDGVKDYLVGMPNISGLSTEQRKRLTIAIELVANPSIIFMDEPTTGLDARAAAVVMRAVKNVVGTGRTVACTIHQPSIDIFEAFDELILMKAGGRLIYAGPLGKHSSRVIEYFERIPGVQKIRDNYNPSTWMLEVTSRSAESELGVDFAQIYRESTLYEQNKELVEQLSTPPPDSRDLYFPSHFPQNGWEQFKACLWKQHLSYWRSPSYNLTRIIFVIALSLLFGMLFWKKGKKINSEQDMFNVFGAMYSAVLFFGINNCSSVLSYVTTERTVLYREKFAGMYSPWAYSFAQVLIEIPYLVIQAVVYVIITYPMLGYDWSAYKVFWSLYSMFCNLLYFNYLGMLLVSLTPNVQLASIVASSSYTMLTLFCGYFVPRPQIPKWWIWMYYLCPVSWALNGMLTSQYGDANEEISAFEEKKTIVQFLEDYYGFHHDFLSVIGVVLMVFPISIAILFAYCIGKLNFQKR; from the exons ATGGCACAACTAGTAGGTGCAGATGAGATAGAGTCTCTAAGAATTGAGTTGGCTGAGATAGGAAGAAGCATAAGGTCCTCATTTAGAAGCCATGCCTCTAGTTTTCAGAGTATTTCAAGCATAAATCCTGTTGAACAAGATGATAATGAGGAGACAGAAGTGTTACAATGGGCTGAACTTCAGAGGTTACCAACCTGTGAGAGAATTACTTCAGCTTTGTTTGATGTTTATGATGGCATGGAAACATATGAGAAAAGTAAAGGGAAGCAGGTTGTTGATGTCACCAAGCTTGGAGCTCAAGAACGGCACATGTTCATAGAAAAGCTTATTAAGCACATTGAAAATGATAATCTTCTACTGCTGCAGAAACTCAGGAAAAGAATTGACAA AGTTGGTATTAAGCTGCCCACAGTGGAAGTGAGGTATCACAATCTGTGTGTAGAAGCTGAGTGTAGAATAGTTAAGGGCAAACCCATACCTACGCTGTGGAATACCCTCAAAGAGTTTATCCTT GACACCACTAAATTGTCAGTTCTGAATTCTCAAGATCTGAAGATAAGCATTATCAAAAATGCCAGTGGCATTATTAAGCCGAGAAG GATGACCTTATTGCTTGGTCCACCAGCAAGTGGTAAAACAACTTTATTGTTGGCATTGGCAGGAAAATTAAACCATTCTCTCAAG GTTCAAGGGGACATTTCTTACAATGGACACATACTAGAAGAGTTCATCCCTCAGAAATCATCAGCATATGTAAGCCAATATGATTTGCATATTCCAGAGATGACTGTGAGGGAAACAATTGATTTCTCAGCACGTTGTCAAGGTGTAGGAAGCCGAGCAG AACTCCTGATGGAAGTCAGTAGAAGGGAGAGAGACGCAGGAATAGTTCCTGATCCTGATTTAGATGCATATATGAAG GCAACATCAATTAACGGACTGAAGAGTAGCCTTCAGACAGACTATATTTTAAAG ATACTTGGTCTTGATATATGTGCTGATACATTAGTAGGAGATCCAATAAGAAGAGGTATATCTGGTGGTCAAAAGAAAAGGTTAACTACAG GAGAGATGATTGTTGGACCAACAAAAGCACTATTTATGGATGAAATATCCAATGGTTTAGACAGTTCCACTACTTTCCAGATTATCTCTTGTATTCAGCATCTAGTGCATATCACAGATGCCACTGCATTAATTTCACTCCTTCAACCAGCACCAGAGACCTTTGATCTCTTTGACGATGTTATCTTAATGGCAGAAGGAAAAATTGTGTACCACGGTCCACGGGATTGCATACTTGAGTTCTTTGAGGATTGTGGCTTTAAATGTCCTCAAAGAAAAGGCACTGCTGACTTTCTTCAGGAA GTTATCTCGAAGAAAGATCAAGCACAGTATTGGAGTAGCACAGAAAAACCTTACAGTTATGTTTCGATTGACCGGTTCATTGAGAAATTTAAGGATAGCCCTTTAGGTAAAAAGTTGGAGGAGGAGCTCTTGAAGCCGTTTGATAAGTCTCAGAGCCACAACAATGCCCTTGTATCTAAAAAGTACTCATTATCAAAATGGGAATTATTTAAGGCTTGCATCATGAGGGAAATTCTTCTAATGAAAAGAAACTCTTTTGTCTATGTATTCAAGTCAACACAG CTTGTCATCGTTGCATTTGTAGCAATGACTGTTTTCATTCGAACACGAATGACTGTTGATGTGGTCCATGGGAATTATTTCATGGGTTCGTTGTTTTATTCACTCGTCATTCTTCTGGTTGATGGATTTCCAGAACTATCTATGACTGTATCAAGACTTGCAGTTATTTACAAGCAAAAAGAGTTGTTCTTTTTTCCTGCATGGGCTTATACNATACCATCTGCTGTTTTAAAGATTCCACTTTCATTNTTGGAATCTTTTATTTGGACATCCCTNTCTTATTACGTCATTGGTTACAGCCCCGAGATTGGAAG ATTCTTTCGCCAGTTCCTTCTCTTGTTTGTCTTACACATGACTTCGGTATCTATGTTTCGATTTATTGCCTCAATTTTTCAAACTGTGGTTGCTTCTGTGTCATTTGGTACTGTGGCCATAGTAACTGTTTTGCTATTCGGTGGCTTCATCATTCCAAAGC CATATATGCCGACTTGGTTGCGATGGGGATTTTGGGTTTCTCCTGTGTCGTATGGAGAGATAGGCTTAACTGTGAATGAATTTCTTGCTCCTAGGTGGGAAAAG ATGTCTGCAAACAGCACAATGGGTCAACAAGTACTTGATAACCGGGGGCTAAATTTTGATGGTTACTTTTATTGGATATCAATTGCTGCCTTAATTGGATTCACAGTGCTGTTCAATGTAGGTTTTACCATGATGCTGACTTTCTTGAATT CTCCTGCGAGATCTCGAACACTTATATCTTCTGAGAAGCATCCAGAGTTACAGGAACAGCAAGAAAACAACAGTAGCATTGGTGCAGACAAGAAACCTGTTACTTCTCTGATTGAAAATACTGTAGAAACCAGAAAAC GAGGATTGGTTCTACCTTTCCAGCCACTGGCAGTAGCATTTCGTGATGTCCAATACTACGTTGATACTCCTTTG GAAATGAGAAATAGAGGTTTTACTGAGAGAAGGCTTCAGCTCCTTTCTGACATCACGGGTTCATTTAGACCTGGCATACTAACAGCGCTGATGGGAGTGAGCGGAGCAGGGAAAACAACTTTGATGGATGTCCTGTGTGGAAGAAAGACTGGTGGTATTATAGAAGGAGAGATTAGAATTGGTGGCTACCCTAAGGTTCAGGAAACATTTGCCAGAGTATCAGGTTACTGTGAACAAAATGACATACATTCTCCAAACATAACAGTAGAGGAATCTGTGATGTTTTCTGCTTGGCTACGGCTTCCTTCTCAGATTGATGCCAAAACTAAAGCT GAATTTGTTAATGAAGTCATTCATACTATTGAGCTGGATGGGGTCAAAGATTATTTAGTAGGCATGCCAAATATTAGTGGTTTATCCACTGAACAAAGAAAAAGGCTGACGATAGCGATTGAGCTTGTTGCTAATCCTTCAATTATATTTATGGATGAACCAACTACAGGTCTAGATGCAAGGGCAGCTGCAGTTGTAATGAGAGCAGTGAAGAATGTAGTTGGAACAGGAAGAACTGTCGCATGCACAATTCACCAGCCAAGTATTGATATATTTGAGGCATTTGATGAG CTTATTCTCATGAAAGCTGGAGGGCGTTTAATCTATGCTGGTCCACTCGGGAAGCATTCGAGTAGAGTCATTGAATACTTTGAG AGAATACCGGGAGTGCAAAAGATTAGAGACAACTACAACCCATCAACATGGATGCTAGAGGTTACTTCAAGATCAGCAGAATCTGAACTCGGAGtagattttgcccaaatttatAGGGAATCAACCTTATATGA ACAGAACAAAGAGTTGGTTGAGCAATTAAGCACACCACCACCAGACTCCAGAGATTTGTATTTTCCATCTCATTTTCCACAAAATGGTTGGGAACAGTTCAAAGCATGTTTGTGGAAACAACATTTGTCCTATTGGAGAAGTCCTTCATACAACTTGACTCGTATCATTTTTGTGATTGCCTTATCTCTTCTGTTTGGAATGCTGTTctggaagaaaggaaagaaaat AAATAGCGAACAAGATATGTTCAATGTATTTGGTGCAATGTACTCTGCTGTACTCTTCTTTGGGATAAATAACTGCTCATCGGTTTTGTCATATGTGACCACAGAGCGCACTGTTCTGTACCGTGAAAAATTTGCTGGAATGTACTCTCCCTGGGCCTATTCTTTTGCACAG gTCCTAATTGAGATTCCCTATCTAGTCATTCAAGCTGTTGTATATGTGATAATCACATATCCTATGTTAGGCTATGATTGGTCTGCTTATAAAGTATTTTGGTCACTCTACAGTATGTTCTGCAATTTGTTATACTTCAATTATCTAGGGATGCTCCTTGTTTCATTGACACCAAATGTTCAATTGGCTTCTATCGTGGCTTCATCTTCCTACACCATGCTCACTTTATTTTGTGGGTACTTTGTACCACGACCT CAAATTCCTAAGTGGTGGATTTGGATGTATTATTTATGCCCTGTGTCTTGGGCATTGAATGGGATGCTTACTTCACAGTATGGAGATGCAAATGAAGAAATATCAGcctttgaagaaaagaaaacaattgtcCAATTTTTGGAAGATTATTATGGGTTTCACCATGATTTTCTTAGTGTAATTGGTGTGGTTCTAATGGTCTTCCCTATTTCAATTGCCATTTTATTTGCATACTGTATTGGAAAACTCAATTTCCAAAAGAGATAA
- the LOC106768457 gene encoding ABC transporter G family member 33 (The sequence of the model RefSeq protein was modified relative to this genomic sequence to represent the inferred CDS: added 253 bases not found in genome assembly): MELTPRGRTQGHVLTFERDADSFVEEDKELQSKWAAIEKLPTFKRIKTSFVDITQEDSTSSKARETVEKFGAWRSSSKRVVDVTKLGAVEKRLFIDRLIQHIENDNLQLLQKLRERMDRVNVKLPTVEIKYKNLNVGAECEVVQGKALPTLWNSFSSSLSGFMKTISCNSQGAEISILNNVSGIVKPSRLTLLLGPPGCGKTTLLKALAGKLEQSLKVSGEITYNGYKLDEFVPQKTSAYISQYDLHVPEMTVRETIDFSARCQGVGSRADVVAEITRREKEEGIIPDADIDTYMKAISVEGQSENLQTEYVLKILGLDMCADILVGDALDRGISGGQKKRLTTGEMIVGPIKALFMDEISTGLDSSTTFQIVTCLQQLVHITDATAVLSLLQPAPETYELFDDLILMAEGKIVYHGPRSQALQFFKDCGFWCPERKGVADFLQEVISKKDQRQYWYRTDIPYRYISVDEFAQIFISSYWGRMLNDELSQPNDKSESHKKALSFSKYSLGKWDLFKACMKREILLMKRNSFIYVFKTAQLTITAIITMTVFLRTQRAVDLIGANYLLGSLYYTLVRLMTNGVAELIMTIARLPVVDKQTEFYLYPAWAYCLPSAILKIPFSVLDSIVWTSMTYYVIGYSPEITRFLRQFLLLVTLHMSSTSMCRFLASVFKTDVAATTVGSLVLVLMFLFGGFILPRSSLPRWLRWGFWLSPMSYGEIGITLTEFNAPRWQKIQEGNITVGKEVLRSHGLDFDSNFYWISVGALLGLTVLFDFGFVLALTYIKQPKMSRTLVSKKRLSQQKEQEKSDGVELKSVSVDISHTPRGNQSTGKMVLPFEPLAISFKDVQYFVDVPPEMKKHGSEEKRLQLLRDITGAFRPGVLTALMGVSGAGKTTLMDVLSGRKTGGVIEGEIRIAGYPKVQKTFERVSGYCEQNDIHSPYITIEESVKYSAWLRLPSEIDSTTKGKFVQEVLETIELDNVKDCLVGIPGQSGLSTEQRKRLTIAVELVSNPSIIFMDEPTSGLDARAAAVVMRAVKNVVATGRTTVCTIHQPSIDIFETFDELILMKSGGQIIYSGMLGHHSSRLIEYFQNIPGVPKIMDNYNPATWMLEATSASVEAELKIDFAQIYKESHLYQDTLEVVRVLSEPAPGSRDLHFSTRFPQNSLGQFMACLWKQHLSYWRSPEYNLTRFIFMIVCAIIFGAVFWQKGNQINNQQDLFNVLGSMYIAXIFLGINYCSTILPYVATERAVLYREKFAGMYSSTAYSFAQVAIEIPYILVQSILYVAITYPMIGFHWSVQKVFWYFYTTFCTFLYFVYLGMMVMSMSANLDIASVLSTAIYTIFNLFSGYLMPGPKIPKWWVWCYWICPTAWSLNGLLTSQYGDLDEKKVTVFGKRQSVGSFLHDYYGFRHDRLSIVAVVLIAYPIVYASLFAYFIKKMNYQKR; this comes from the exons ATGGAGTTAACTCCAAGAGGAAGGACTCAGGGCCATGTGTTGACCTTTGAGAGGGATGCGGATTCTTTTGTGGAGGAAGACAAGGAGCTTCAGTCCAAGTGGGCTGCCATAGAGAAGCTACCAACTTTCAAAAGGATCAAGACTTCTTTTGTTGATATCACTCAGGAGGACAGTACAAGCAGCAAGGCCAGAGAAACAGTGGAAAAGTTTGGAGCTTGGAGAAGCAGCAGCAAAAGAGTGGTTGATGTTACCAAGCTTGGAGCAGTGGAAAAGCGTTTGTTCATTGACAGGCTCATACAGCACATTGAGAATGATAACCTCCAATTGCTGCAGAAACTAAGAGAAAGGATGGACAG AGTCAATGTGAAGTTACCTACTGTGGAGATCAAGTACAAGAACCTGAATGTAGGAGCAGAATGTGAGGTTGTTCAAGGGAAGGCACTCCCAACTCTATGGAACTCCTTTTCTAGCTCACTTTCT GGTTTCATGAAGACTATATCGTGTAACTCTCAAGGAGCAGAGATAAGCATTCTGAATAATGTGAGTGGCATCGTTAAGCCATCAAG gctTACTCTTCTTCTTGGTCCACCAGGCTGTGGGAAAACAACCCTGTTAAAGGCACTGGCTGGAAAACTAGAGCAGTCTCTCAAG GTTTCTGGAGAAATCACTTACAATGGTTACAAGCTAGATGAATTTGTTCCTCAAAAAACATCAGCTTACATAAGCCAGTATGACCT GATAGAGGCATTTCAGGTGGACAGAAGAAAAGACTAACAACAG GAGAGATGATCGTGGGTCCTATAAAAGCTCTTTTTATGGATGAAATATCAACTGGCTTGGACAGTTCCACAACCTTTCAAATAGTGACATGTCTGCAGCAATTGGTGCATATCACAGATGCAACTGCAGTGCTTTCACTCCTTCAACCAGCACCAGAAACTTATGAGTTGTTTGATGATCTTATACTGATGGCCGAGGGTAAAATAGTATACCACGGCCCCCGCAGTCAAGCACTCCAATTTTTTAAGGATTGTGGTTTCTGGTGTCCTGAGAGAAAAGGAGTTGCAGACTTTCTTCAAGAG GTAATCTCTAAGAAGGATCAAAGGCAATACTGGTACCGTACAGATATTCCTTACAGATATATTTCAGTGGATGAGTTCGCTCAAATATTCATATCAAGTTATTGGGGAAGAATGTTAAATGATGAGCTCTCACAGCCAAACGATAAATCTGAATCCCATAAAAAGGCTTTATCATTTAGCAAGTACTCTCTGGGAAAATGGGATTTGTTCAAAGCTTGTATGAAAAGGGAGATTCTCCTCATGAAACGAAATTCATTTATCTATGTGTTTAAAACTGCACAG CTTACAATCACAGCAATCATAACAATGACAGTCTTCTTACGCACTCAGAGGGCTGTGGACTTGATAGGTGCAAATTACTTATTGGGTTCATTGTACTATACCCTTGTCCGCCTCATGACTAATGGAGTTGCAGAATTGATCATGACAATTGCTAGACTCCCTGTTGTTGATAAGCAGACGGAATTCTATCTCTATCCAGCTTGGGCTTATTGCCTTCCCTCTGCCATTCTAAAGATTCCATTTTCAGTACTTGATTCTATTGTTTGGACATCAATGACATATTATGTTATAGGCTACAGCCCTGAAATAACAAG GTTCCTCCGCCAGTTTCTTTTGCTTGTTACTTTGCATATGTCATCCACCTCCATGTGTCGTTTCCTTGCTTCAGTTTTCAAAACTGATGTTGCAGCTACAACTGTTGGTTCCTTGGTCCTAGTATTGATGTTTTTGTTTGGAGGCTTTATTCTTCCTCGGT CATCACTACCACGGTGGTTGAGGTGGGGATTTTGGCTTTCTCCAATGTCATATGGGGAAATTGGAATAACACTAACTGAGTTTAATGCTCCTCGCTGGCAAAAG atCCAAGAGGGAAATATCACTGTAGGGAAGGAGGTTCTTCGTAGTCACGGTTTAGACTTTGATAGCAACTTCTATTGGATATCAGTTGGAGCCCTACTTGGTTTAACCGTACTGTTTGATTTTGGATTTGTCTTGGCATTAACGTACATAAAAC AGCCTAAGATGTCTAGAACTTTAGTCTCAAAAAAGAGGCTCTCTCAACAAAAGGAACAAGAAAAAAGCGATGGTGTTGAACTGAAGTCAGTTAGTGTTGATATTAGCCACACACCAAGGGGAAATCAAAGCACAG GGAAAATGGTCCTTCCCTTTGAGCCATTAGCAATATCATTTAAGGATGTCCAGTATTTTGTTGATGTCCCTCCG GAGATGAAAAAACATGGTTCCGAAGAGAAAAGGCTACAATTGCTCCGTGATATCACTGGAGCTTTTAGGCCAGGAGTTCTCACTGCACTGATGGGGGTCAGTGGAGCAGGAAAGACAACTCTGATGGATGTTCTTTCCGGAAGAAAAACTGGAGGCGTCATTGAAGGAGAAATAAGAATTGCAGGATACCCTAAAGTGCAAAAGACATTTGAAAGAGTTTCAGGTTACTGTGAGCAGAATGACATTCACTCTCCATATATAACCATTGAAGAATCTGTCAAATACTCAGCTTGGTTGCGGTTGCCATCAGAAATTGATTCAACCACAAAAGGG AAATTTGTTCAAGAAGTCCTCGAAACAATTGAACTTGACAATGTGAAGGATTGCTTAGTTGGCATACCTGGCCAAAGTGGCTTATCTACCGAGCAACGCAAAAGACTAACCATTGCAGTGGAGCTTGTTTCCAATccatcaataatatttatggATGAACCTACATCTGGTTTGGATGCTCGAGCAGCTGCAGTTGTTATGCGTGCAGTGAAGAATGTTGTTGCCACTGGCAGAACCACTGTTTGCACTATACACCAACCAAGCATCGACATATTTGAGACTTTTGATGAG TTGATTCTAATGAAATCTGGAGGACAGATTATTTATAGTGGAATGCTAGGCCATCATTCAAGTAGACTGATTGAGTATTTTCAG AATATACCTGGGGTGCCAAAGATCATGGACAATTATAACCCTGCAACCTGGATGTTGGAAGCTACCTCTGCATCTGTAGAAGCAGAACTTAAAATAGATTTTGCTCAAATATATAAGGAGTCACATCTTTACCA GGATACCCTTGAAGTGGTGAGAGTGTTAAGTGAACCAGCACCAGGTTCGAGAGACTTACACTTCTCAACTCGTTTCCCACAAAATAGCTTGGGACAGTTCATGGCATGCCTATGGAAGCAACACTTGTCCTATTGGAGAAGTCCTGAGTACAACTTAACACGTTTTATATTCATGATCGTTTGTGCAATAATATTTGGAGCAGTATTTTGGCAGAAAGGGAATCAAAT AAACAATCAGCAGGATTTGTTCAACGTACTTGGATCCATGTATATTGCTNTAATATTCTTGGGAATAAATTACTGCTCAACAATTCTGCCATATGTGGCTACTGAGCGTGCTGTCTTGTATCGAGAAAAATTTGCTGGCATGTATTCTTCCACTGCTTATTCATTTGCACAG GTGGCTATTGAAATACCATATATCTTAGTGCAATCAATTTTATATGTGGCTATCACATATCCAATGATAGGTTTCCATTGGTCAGTTCAGAAAGTGTTTTGGTACTTCTATACTACATTCTGTACATTTTTGTACTTTGTATATCTTGGAATGATGGTAATGTCGATGAGCGCCAATCTCGACATAGCTTCTGTTTTATCAACTGCAATCTACACCATATTCAATCTCTTTTCTGGATACCTCATGCCTGGACCG AAAATTCCTAAATGGTGGGTTTGGTGCTACTGGATTTGTCCTACTGCCTGGTCCTTGAATGGCCTCCTAACTTCACAATATGGAGATTTGGATGAGAAGAAGGTAACCGTCTTTGGGAAGCGCCAATCAGTTGGTTCCTTTTTACATGATTACTATGGTTTTCGGCATGACAGATTAAGCATTGTGGCTGTGGTGCTCATTGCTTACCCAATTGTTTATGCATCTCTGTTTGCctatttcataaagaaaatgaattaccAAAAGAGATAA
- the LOC106766725 gene encoding pentatricopeptide repeat-containing protein At3g06430, chloroplastic produces the protein MASLSLSFSSSIVPSSIPHHKSTKIHTQDSTFRVTCFAISSPPSKPVIKKRHWKKGEFPGTSETSVDDSTRRTPIKNIKRKLEKKNSAKAWVNTVTESLSEQIDKKQWLQALQVFDMLREQTFYKPKEGAYMKLIVLLGKSGQPHRAHQLFTTMIEEGLEPTPHLYTALLAAYCRSSLIDEAFSVLNEMKRLPLCQPDVFTYSTLIKVCVDAFKFDLVELLYEEMAERSITPNTVTQNIVLGGYGKAGKFDRMEKVLSSMLESTTCKPDVWTMNTIISVFGNKGQIDMMEKWYEKFRNFGIEPETRTFNILIGAYGKKRMYDKMSSVMEYMRKLQFPWTTSTYNNVIEAFADAGDVRHMECTFDQMRAEGMKADTKTFCCLINGYANAGHFHKVISSVQLAGKFEIPENVAFYNAVLSACAKADDLMEMERVFKRMKDNQCQPDETTYMIMIEAYRKDGMNDKIYYLEQEKQTMITDNKIVSHSEDEIFCSDS, from the exons ATGgcttccctttctctctccttttcttcttccattgttcCCTCTTCAATTCCTCACCATAAATCCACCAAAATCCACACTCAAGACTCCACTTTTAGGGTTACCTGCTTCGCCATTTCCTCTCCCCCCTCCAAACCCGTTATCAAAAAGCGACACTGGAAAAAAGGTGAGTTTCCTGGTACTTCCGAGACATCGGTAGACGATAGTACGAGGAGGACCCCCATCAAGAATATCAAGAGGAAGTTGGAGAAAAAGAACAGTGCCAAGGCATGGGTCAACACTGTCACCGAGTCCTTATCTGAACAAATCGACAAGAAGCAGTGGCTTCAAGCCCTTCAG GTATTTGATATGCTTAGAGAACAAACTTTCTACAAGCCTAAAGAAGGGGCGTATATGAAACTCATTGTGCTGCTTGGAAAATCTGGTCAACCCCACCGTGCCCACCAACTTTTCACCACAATGATTGAAGAAGGTTTAGAACCTACTCCTCATCTGTACACAGCATTGCTTGCTGCGTATTGCAGGAGCAGCCTCATTGATGAAGCTTTTTCAGTTCTTAATGAGATGAAGAGGCTTCCTCTTTGCCAGCCTGATGTTTTCACTTACAGTACCTTGATCAAAGTTTGTGTGGATGCTTTCAAATTTGATTTGGTTGAGTTATTGTACGAAGAAATGGCTGAAAGGTCCATCACACCAAACACGGTGACTCAGAACATCGTTTTGGGTGGTTATGGTAAGGCGGGGAAGTTTGATCGGATGGAGAAAGTGCTTTCCAGCATGCTGGAGAGCACTACCTGCAAGCCTGATGTTTGGACAATGAACACCATCATCAGTGTCTTTGGTAACAAGGGTCAGATTGATATGATGGAGaaatggtatgaaaaattcCGTAATTTTGGGATAGAACCTGAAACGCGCACTTTTAACATTTTGATTGGCGCCTATGGGAAGAAAAGAATGTATGACAAAATGTCATCTGTTATGGAGTATATGCGCAAGTTGCAATTTCCATGGACAACCTCGACCTATAACAATGTGATTGAGGCATTTGCCGATGCTGGTGACGTGAGGCACATGGAGTGTACATTTGATCAGATGCGTGCTGAGGGTATGAAAGCAGATACCAAAACTTTCTGCTGCCTTATCAATGGTTATGCAAATGCAGGTCACTTTCATAAAGTAATTAGCAGTGTTCAATTGGCTGGAAAGTTTGAGATACCTGAGAATGTTGCCTTTTATAACGCAGTCTTATCTGCATGTGCAAAGGCAGATGATTTGATGGAAATGGAAAGAGTTTTTAAGCGTATGAAAGATAACCAATGTCAACCGGATGAAACAACATACATGATCATGATTGAAGCATATAGAAAAGACGGTATGAATGACAAAATATACTATTTAGAGCAGGAAAAGCAGACAATGataactgacaataaaatagtGAGCCATTCTGAGGATGAGATCTTTTGTTCAGATAGCTAA